The window ACCGCCGGGTTCGTCATCACGACCGCACCGGCCGCTCCGACCGCGAGCGTCGCCGCCGCCGCGGCCGTCGCCACCCGCCGCGATCGGCGCACCGCCGTCGGCGCGGGTTGGCCGGCGGCCTTCGCGGCGAGCACGAGCGACGCCGCGAGCAGGCTCAGTTCGATCGCCATTGCCGGGCCGTCGCCGTCGACGCCTGCGGCGGCCCAGCCGACAGCGCGCCCGAAGGCGACCCCACCGACGACCGAGGCGAGCGCGAGGCTCCACGTGCGGCCACGCGTCCACGCCGCGGCCGCCGCGAGTGCGGCCATCCCTCCGAAGAGGCCGCCGATCTCGGCGCGCAGGGCGGCCGCGCCGGAGGTGCGCGCGATTCCGAGGCCGAGCCGGCCGGCCGCCGACACGGGCGCCGCCCAGATGGCCACGGCGAAGGCCGCAAAGGTGAGGCTGGCGAGCGCCACGAGGGCGCGGGTGATCCGGATGGCGTTCATCGTCTGATCCTTTCGAAGGCACGGGAGACGGCCCGACGACGGCGCCTGGATCGGCCCGCCGCGCACACCGTGATGCCCGACACAGGGCAAGTTCCACACCACCGGCGCGGGCAGCGCCGATCGCCCATGCATGGTGGGAATTCCTGCGCGCGGCCCGGCCGGCGCGGTCGTGCGCGGGCGCTGCACGCGGCGGGACCGCGCATCCTGTCCCGATCCGCGCAGGATGCAGGCACGGGTTGGCGTGCAGGGGGCCGGGGCCCGTCCATGACGTCCGCGGCGGGCCGGTATCATGGACCCTCCAATGGCGCGACCGTCCGTTCCGCCGTCCCTGCCGCCGCGCCCGGACATGGTGTGGGTCCCGGGAGGCGAGTTCCTGATGGGCTCGGACAAGGGCTATCCGGAGGAGCGTCCCGCACATCGCGTCGCCGTCGACGGCTTCTGGATGGATCGCGCGCCGGTCACCAACGCGCGGTTCGCGCGCTTCGTCGAGGCCACCGGCTTCACGACCTTCGCCGAGCACCCCCCGCGCGCCGAGGACTATCCAGGCGCACGCCCGGAGCTGCTCGTGACCGGATCGCTGGTGTTCGTGCCACCGCCTGGCAAGGTGGACCTCGGGGACGTCCGGCACTGGTGGCGCTTCGTCGAGGGCGCCGACTGGCGGCACCCGGCCGGCCCCGGCAGCTCGACGACGGGCCTCGGCGACCACCCCGTCGTGCACGTCGCCTTCGCGGATGCGGAGGCGTTCGCCGCCTGGGACGGCAAGACGCTGCCGACCGAGGCCGAATGGGAGTTCGCGGCTCGCGGCGGCCTCGACGGCGCCACCTACGCATGGGGCAGCGAGTTCCTGCCGGACGGACGCCATATGGCCAACACCTGGCAAGGCGAATTCCCGTGGCAGCATCACGCGCGCGACGGCTTCGAGCGGACCTCCCCGATCGGCGCGTTTCCCGCCAACGGCTACGGGCTGGTCGACATGATCGGGAACGTCTGGGAGTGGACCACGGATTGGTACGCGCCGGGCCACCCGGCGGACGCGCCCAAGGCCTGCTGTATCCCGCAGAATCCCCGCGGTCCGCGCGCCGACGGGAGCTACGACCCGGCCCACCGCGCGATTCGCATTCCCCGCAAGGTACTGAAGGGCGGCTCGCACCTGTGCGCGCCCAACTACTGCCGCCGCTACCGGCCGGCCGCCCGCTATCCCGAGCCCGTCGACACCTCCACGTCGCACGTGGGATTCCGCTGCATCATCCGCCCCTCCGCGTCGTAGGGGGCCGGCGCCGGGGCCTCGGCGCGACTACGCCGGCACCTGATGGACGCGCACGAGCGCGGCCCTGGTGGCGATGAAGACGTCGTCATCGGACCCGGGGACGATCATCGACGCCACGGGAGATCCCGCGCCGAGCGGTACGCGCAGCCGCTCCTGGCCGGTCGCCGCGTCGAGCACGACGAAGGCCTTCTGGATCGCCGGCCATCGCGGCCGCGACGACACGGTGGCCATCCACGCCCGCAGCGACAGCGGCGCGTCGTGGTCCGTCACGTAGACGTGATCGCGGTCGGCGGCTACCGCGACGCAATCGCTGTTGCGGATGACCACCCGCCAGCGCCGCTCGAGATCCGACAACCCGCGCGCTTCCAGGAAGCCCTGCGCGGTGTCCCACACCAGGATGTCGCCGCGCACGGGCGACACCACGACGGCGAAGAACATGAAGCCGGGCTCGTCGCCGGAGAGCTCGGCGGACGTCTGGTTCAGGCCGCCAGCGAGCGGCTTTCGAAAGAGGCGGTAGCCGCCGGTCAATCCCACCGGGAACGTGTTGTCCGTGTAGTAGACGACCTGCCGGTACACGCACGGGCCCGTGCCCGGGAAGGAGCCGTCGCCCCAGTGACGATAGCGCTCGGTCCACGACGCATCGTAGGTGAGGCGCCCGGCCCGGTAGCGCCAGCGCATGATGCGCTCGTCGCCGGCAAGCACCAGCCACTCGTCGGCCGGCGCCGCCCCGGTGCGGTCCGCCGCCATCTCTGCGTCGAGGCCGGCCGGCGCCATCGCCGTGCGGGCGTACGCGCACCGCTCCGGCGGGGCGACGGTCTGTTCGACCGCCAGCGAGTCCGGATCGACCACGAGCAGGTGGCCCGTCGTTCGCGGCCGCAGGAACTCACGCCAGGACGTACGGGTCGCCACGCCGACCGCCAGCGCCAGCAGGGCTGGTCCCGCGCAGGTCGCCGACGCCGTGGTTCCTGGTCCGATCCGTTGGCCCCCGATCGACCCCACGGCCACGGCCACGCAGAGGCCGAGCAGCCCACCGACCACGGCCATCGCGAGCGCCAGCGGCCGCAGCATCCCCAGCTCGTGGACGTCCATGGCCCAGCCCTTGAGCAGCAAGCGCCCGTCCTCAGCGACCTGCAGGCCGTTGTACTAGGTGAACAGCCCGTTCACCATCGGCAGGGCCGTCATCGTGCGGCGATCCAGATCGCCGTCGTCGAATCGGTACAGCCGCGGCCCGTGCACGAGATAGACGTGGCCGTTCCGATGGCACAGCGCGCCGCCGATGTAGAGACTGCGGGGCAACGCCACCTTCTGCCGGACGCGCAGCGTGCGGGCTTCCACCCTGGCCAGGTACGCCGATTCGCCAGGGGTTCCAGGCACGCCGTAGCAGTAGCGCTCGCCGTCGCCGCGCGTGTACATCCACTGCACGTACGGGAGGGCCGCGTTCGTCGTCCGGATCCGGTGCGGGTCGAGCGCCTCGGGCAGTCCCCGGCCTGTCACGAACTTCCGCCGGGCGGTGTCGGCGTGATCCGCGGGCCACAGCGTGCGATAGAGTCCGGACGAGCGCCGCGGCCGGTCGAATCCAGGCACGACGGCGGCCTCGAGGTCCTCGGCGGCACTCACGGCCCTACCCTCCCACCATCGCCGCCAGCCGCTTGAGCGGGTTGGCGCCGAGGTGAAACCGGCTCGGGTCCTCGAATGGCTGCACCAGCACGACGCCCGTTCCACCGAAGTGCATCTGGAACGGCTCTTCGCCGCCATGCCCGACGAGCGACCGCCAGGACAGGTCGGTCTTCAACGTCGGTTCGAGCCCGTCGGACCAGGCCACGGTAGCGTGGGGGTCCGTGTTCACGGGCGCCTCCGGCGTCACGGGAAGCGCCAGTGGGCGCCCGTGACTGGTGAACGCGAACAGGCCCTCGCCCGACAGCCGCACCGCGGCGAGCCCGCCCGCCGCGATGCCGACGCCGTGCGCGACCAGGCGCGGCTCGAACACCAGCGTCCGCTCGAAGGCCAGCAGGTCGGACCAGGCGACGACCACGGCATCGCCGATCAGCCGCACGATGCGGACGTGGCTCCCGTGGTGCGCACAGTAGAGGCACCCCCGCCCCACCGCCCGCACGAGCGGCGCGGTCTCGCGCAGGACGGCGTCGATCGGGTCGGCCGCCTCGACCGTCGGCCGCCGGTGGAAGGTGAGATCGCCGCGATAGGCGATGGCCGCGCCAGGCGTGAGCCAGACCTCGCCATCCACGTCGATTCGCAGCGTCCGCGCCGACTCGCAGCGAAACGACTCGCCGCCGCTGGCGGCGGGCCGCGTGGCATCCACCAGCGCGCCGAACGTGGGCGCCGGTCCGGGCGGAACGTCCGTCGTGGTCGTCATGGGATCCTCGCCGACCGCTGCGTCAGTTCCCCTTGCCCGGGATGCGCGTCTTGCCGAACGGGATGGTGTTCGTCACCATCAGGGTCCGGCCCTGCGTCTTCACCTGCGCTCCCGTCTCCCAGAGGTAGCGCACGTTCACGAGCGACAGCAGCCGCGTCCTGGTGGCAATCGGGAACGTCACGTCGGGACCGAGTCCGAACACCCGGTGCTTCGGCAGCCCCGGCACGTCGGCGCCGGCCGGCAGCGGCGCGCCGAGCGAGTCGGCGGTCAGCTTCCACTGGGCGTAGTAGGCCACGCCGGCGCTGGCCGCGCCGTGCAGGAACGCCTTGCCGATGCCGCCCTCGAGGGTCAGGAGCTGTCCGACCTTGACGCCGGTGACCGAGAGGTGCTCGATCTGCACCGCGCCGCTCTTCTTGGAGTGCGTCTCCCAGTAGGCCGTCGTGGCCACGCTGAGCGAGCGCGCCTTGTCCAGGTACACGGTGCCACCACCCGACACCTCGTAGCTCCACATGCCCCTGCCCAGGTTGTCGTCGGCATCCGCGGCGTAGCGACCCGTCGGGGCGAAGAAGCCGACGCCGGCCACGGCGTCGGCGCGCGTCGTGTGCCAGCCGAGCTGCAGCGGCATCACGTAGAGGTCGCTCAGGCCCGTGCTGACG of the Vicinamibacterales bacterium genome contains:
- a CDS encoding formylglycine-generating enzyme family protein; the encoded protein is MARPSVPPSLPPRPDMVWVPGGEFLMGSDKGYPEERPAHRVAVDGFWMDRAPVTNARFARFVEATGFTTFAEHPPRAEDYPGARPELLVTGSLVFVPPPGKVDLGDVRHWWRFVEGADWRHPAGPGSSTTGLGDHPVVHVAFADAEAFAAWDGKTLPTEAEWEFAARGGLDGATYAWGSEFLPDGRHMANTWQGEFPWQHHARDGFERTSPIGAFPANGYGLVDMIGNVWEWTTDWYAPGHPADAPKACCIPQNPRGPRADGSYDPAHRAIRIPRKVLKGGSHLCAPNYCRRYRPAARYPEPVDTSTSHVGFRCIIRPSAS
- a CDS encoding AIM24 family protein, whose amino-acid sequence is MTTTTDVPPGPAPTFGALVDATRPAASGGESFRCESARTLRIDVDGEVWLTPGAAIAYRGDLTFHRRPTVEAADPIDAVLRETAPLVRAVGRGCLYCAHHGSHVRIVRLIGDAVVVAWSDLLAFERTLVFEPRLVAHGVGIAAGGLAAVRLSGEGLFAFTSHGRPLALPVTPEAPVNTDPHATVAWSDGLEPTLKTDLSWRSLVGHGGEEPFQMHFGGTGVVLVQPFEDPSRFHLGANPLKRLAAMVGG
- a CDS encoding transporter encodes the protein MTSITIRSFLRPGLTAAFAALVTAVLATPAAAQFNGENLLGDMGVKSGSQPEPGVYWSNIYYRYFTDTITDPDGRRIQIDPSGKASQTIQAGMPLLYAVSRKKVLGAHVGALVVLPIARGSLEMPGLGLSEDVSTGLSDLYVMPLQLGWHTTRADAVAGVGFFAPTGRYAADADDNLGRGMWSYEVSGGGTVYLDKARSLSVATTAYWETHSKKSGAVQIEHLSVTGVKVGQLLTLEGGIGKAFLHGAASAGVAYYAQWKLTADSLGAPLPAGADVPGLPKHRVFGLGPDVTFPIATRTRLLSLVNVRYLWETGAQVKTQGRTLMVTNTIPFGKTRIPGKGN